A stretch of Ipomoea triloba cultivar NCNSP0323 chromosome 11, ASM357664v1 DNA encodes these proteins:
- the LOC115997515 gene encoding eukaryotic peptide chain release factor GTP-binding subunit ERF3A isoform X3: protein MDIEEDIKALQLDSSDVKNEPQANSEPMHIEHKGITEEKEKKNPAIDDANDEEEINKKRHLNVVFIGHVDAGKSTIGGQILFLSGQVDERTIQKYEKEAKDKSRESWYMAYIMDTNEEERVKGITVEVGRAHFETETTRFTILDAPGHKSYVPNMISGASQADIGVLVISARKGEFETGYERGGQTREHVQLAKTLGVTKLLIVVNKMDEPTVNWSKERYDEIEGKMIPFLKSSGYNVKKDVQFLPISGLLGSNLKTRLDKSVCPWWNGPCLFEALDAVEVPPRDPKGPFRMPIIDKFKDMGTVVMGKVESGSIREGDNLLVMPNKAPVKVLAIFIDEDRVRQAGPGENLRVRVSGVEEEDILSGFVLCSVVKPVPAVTEFVAQLSILELLDNAIFTAGYKAVLHIHSVVEECEIVDLMQQIDPKTKKPMKKKPLFVKNGAFVVCRLQVNNLICVEKFSDFSQLGRFTLRTEGKTVAVGKVTALPTISDAA, encoded by the exons aaaaagaaaagaaaaacccaGCTATAGATGATGCTAATGATGAGGAGGAAATCAACAAAAAACGACATCTGAATGTTGTATTCATTGGACATGTTG ATGCTGGGAAGTCAACTATTGGAGGGCAGATACTGTTCCTTAGTGGACAAGTAGATGAGCGTACAATCCAGAAGTATGAGAAAGAAGCTAAGGATAAAAGTAGAGAGAGCTG GTATATGGCATATATTATGGACACAAATGAAGAAGAGAGGGTTAAG GGTATTACTGTTGAAGTTGGAAGGGCACATTTTGAAACAGAAACTACAAGATTCACAATTTTGGATGCCCCG GGACACAAGAGCTATGTTCCCAATATGATTAGTGGAGCATCTCAAGCTGATATTGGTGTACTG GTGATATCTGCAAGGAAGGGTGAGTTCGAAACTGGATATGAAAGAGGTGGACAAACACGTGAACATGTTCAACTTGCAAAGACTCTTGGAGTTACGAAGCTCCTCATTGTTGTCAATAAAATGGATGAACCCACTGTCAACTGGTCAAAAGAAAG ATATGATGAAATTGAGGGGAAAATGATACCTTTTTTGAAGTCATCTGGATATAATGTAAAGAAAG ATGTTCAGTTTCTTCCCATATCTGGGCTCTTGGGTTCAAATTTGAAAACAAGATTGGATAAAAGTGTTTGTCCATGGTGGAATGGTCCCTGTCTATTTGAAGCTCTTGATGCGGTTGAAGTCCCACCTCGTGATCCTAAAGGTCCTTTTAG AATGCCTATTATTGATAAATTTAAGGATATGGGAACAGTTGTTATGGGTAAAGTAGAATCTGGTAGCATACGTGAGGGAGACAATTTGTTGGTGATGCCTAATAAG GCTCCTGTTAAAGTTCTTGCCATATTCATTGATGAAGACAGAGTTCGACAAGCAGGGCCTGGGGAAAACTTACGAGTCAGAGTATCTGGGGTTGAGGAAGAGGATATCTTATCGGGTTTTGTTTTATGCAGTGTTG TAAAGCCAGTACCTGCTGTTACTGAATTTGTTGCTCAGTTGTCAATCCTTGAGTTGCTGGATAAT GCAATTTTTACTGCTGGTTACAAGGCTGTTTTGCACATTCACTCAGTTGTTGAGGAATGTGAAATTGTAGATTTGATGCAGCAAATTGATCCAAAAACAAAGAAACCTATGAAAAAGAAACCACTCTTTGTAAAGAATGGTGCTTTTGTTGTGTGTCGTCTTCAG GTGAATAATCTGATATGTGTTGAGAAATTCTCTGATTTTTCCCAGCTTGGAAGATTCACTCTTCGCACAGAGG GGAAAACTGTTGCTGTGGGCAAAGTCACTGCTCTTCCTACCATAAGTGACGCTGcataa
- the LOC115997515 gene encoding eukaryotic peptide chain release factor GTP-binding subunit ERF3A isoform X4, giving the protein MHIEHKGITEEKEKKNPAIDDANDEEEINKKRHLNVVFIGHVDAGKSTIGGQILFLSGQVDERTIQKYEKEAKDKSRESWYMAYIMDTNEEERVKGITVEVGRAHFETETTRFTILDAPGHKSYVPNMISGASQADIGVLVISARKGEFETGYERGGQTREHVQLAKTLGVTKLLIVVNKMDEPTVNWSKERYDEIEGKMIPFLKSSGYNVKKDVQFLPISGLLGSNLKTRLDKSVCPWWNGPCLFEALDAVEVPPRDPKGPFRMPIIDKFKDMGTVVMGKVESGSIREGDNLLVMPNKAPVKVLAIFIDEDRVRQAGPGENLRVRVSGVEEEDILSGFVLCSVVKPVPAVTEFVAQLSILELLDNAIFTAGYKAVLHIHSVVEECEIVDLMQQIDPKTKKPMKKKPLFVKNGAFVVCRLQVNNLICVEKFSDFSQLGRFTLRTEGKTVAVGKVTALPTISDAA; this is encoded by the exons aaaaagaaaagaaaaacccaGCTATAGATGATGCTAATGATGAGGAGGAAATCAACAAAAAACGACATCTGAATGTTGTATTCATTGGACATGTTG ATGCTGGGAAGTCAACTATTGGAGGGCAGATACTGTTCCTTAGTGGACAAGTAGATGAGCGTACAATCCAGAAGTATGAGAAAGAAGCTAAGGATAAAAGTAGAGAGAGCTG GTATATGGCATATATTATGGACACAAATGAAGAAGAGAGGGTTAAG GGTATTACTGTTGAAGTTGGAAGGGCACATTTTGAAACAGAAACTACAAGATTCACAATTTTGGATGCCCCG GGACACAAGAGCTATGTTCCCAATATGATTAGTGGAGCATCTCAAGCTGATATTGGTGTACTG GTGATATCTGCAAGGAAGGGTGAGTTCGAAACTGGATATGAAAGAGGTGGACAAACACGTGAACATGTTCAACTTGCAAAGACTCTTGGAGTTACGAAGCTCCTCATTGTTGTCAATAAAATGGATGAACCCACTGTCAACTGGTCAAAAGAAAG ATATGATGAAATTGAGGGGAAAATGATACCTTTTTTGAAGTCATCTGGATATAATGTAAAGAAAG ATGTTCAGTTTCTTCCCATATCTGGGCTCTTGGGTTCAAATTTGAAAACAAGATTGGATAAAAGTGTTTGTCCATGGTGGAATGGTCCCTGTCTATTTGAAGCTCTTGATGCGGTTGAAGTCCCACCTCGTGATCCTAAAGGTCCTTTTAG AATGCCTATTATTGATAAATTTAAGGATATGGGAACAGTTGTTATGGGTAAAGTAGAATCTGGTAGCATACGTGAGGGAGACAATTTGTTGGTGATGCCTAATAAG GCTCCTGTTAAAGTTCTTGCCATATTCATTGATGAAGACAGAGTTCGACAAGCAGGGCCTGGGGAAAACTTACGAGTCAGAGTATCTGGGGTTGAGGAAGAGGATATCTTATCGGGTTTTGTTTTATGCAGTGTTG TAAAGCCAGTACCTGCTGTTACTGAATTTGTTGCTCAGTTGTCAATCCTTGAGTTGCTGGATAAT GCAATTTTTACTGCTGGTTACAAGGCTGTTTTGCACATTCACTCAGTTGTTGAGGAATGTGAAATTGTAGATTTGATGCAGCAAATTGATCCAAAAACAAAGAAACCTATGAAAAAGAAACCACTCTTTGTAAAGAATGGTGCTTTTGTTGTGTGTCGTCTTCAG GTGAATAATCTGATATGTGTTGAGAAATTCTCTGATTTTTCCCAGCTTGGAAGATTCACTCTTCGCACAGAGG GGAAAACTGTTGCTGTGGGCAAAGTCACTGCTCTTCCTACCATAAGTGACGCTGcataa